A single window of Oreochromis aureus strain Israel breed Guangdong linkage group 5, ZZ_aureus, whole genome shotgun sequence DNA harbors:
- the LOC116336465 gene encoding poly(U)-specific endoribonuclease-like codes for MKVLAVLVLCVTLGFSSVDGAVTDAEIKSISERLYSLDSNKASASVLVIDPQALVASSQTSSETDRSSKPLFSFLNENALFSKPTYAALLSVLDNYNRMTGQAENFSSQQLAEQDKFVRETMSNTQVGRELFAFLYNKGIYKSEEDFIQDLKMMWFGLYSRNNNQLDSSGFEHIFAGEIKGGKVSGFHNWIRFYLLEKSGKLNYYSHSFNGPWTTFPDVLGMQFMWDGYYKQVGSAVIGCSPEFDFAIYSLCYITRPGKQCHLSVGGSTLIIQTYTWDNSFYGDGKKFIGSAYPATP; via the exons ATGAAGGTCCTTGCTGTCCTTGTACTCTGTGTGACCCTGGGTTTCAGCA GTGTGGATGGTGCGGTAACTGATGCAGAGATCAAGTCTATCTCTGAGAGACTTTATTCTCTGGACTCAAACAAGGCTTCAGCCTCAGTCTTGGTCATTGACCCTCAGGCTCTGGTGGCCAGCTCTCAGACCAGCTCTGAGACAGATCGCTCTTCGAAGCC cttGTTCAGCTTCCTGAACGAGAATGCTCTCTTTTCCAAGCCCACCTACgctgctctgctgtctgtgctggACAACTACAACAGGATGACTGGACAGGCGGAGAACTTCAGCTCTCAGCAGCTGGCTGAGCAGGACAAATTTGTCAGGGAAACCATGTCCAACACTCAGGTGGGACGGGAGCTGTTTGCTTTTCTCTACAACAAGG GCATTTACAAATCAGAAGAAGACTTCATTCAGGACCTGAAGATGATGTGGTTTGGTCTGTACTCTCGTAACAACAACCAGCTGGACTCCAGCGGCTTTGAGCACATCTTTGCAG GAGAGATCAAGGGAGGAAAGGTCTCCGGTTTCCACAACTGGATCCGGTTTTATCTTCTTGAAAAAAGTGGAAAGCTAAACTACTACAGCCACAGCTTCAATGGGCCT TGGACTACATTCCCTGATGTCTTGGGGATGCAGTTCATGTGGGACGGCTACTACAAGCAGGTTGGCTCTGCAGTCATTGGTTGCAGCCCAGAATTTGACTTTGCCATTTACAGCCTCTGCTACATCACTCGTCCTGGAAAACA GTGTCATCTGAGTGTGGGAGGGAGCACGCTCATTATTCAGACTTACACCTGGGATAATTCCTTCTATGGAGATGGGAAGAAGTTCATTGGCTCGGCCTATCCCGCAACCCCTTAG
- the LOC116336498 gene encoding neurogenic differentiation factor 4-like has protein sequence MMIKPYVRQGEGEEVVSPLQWMDGDMSSPDGDPSAPSHSYRTGDVIQQAREMGSEDAEEDEENGEEGPEDESKRRGPKRKRMTKARQERFRARRIKANARERSRMHGLNDALENLRSIMPCHSKTQKLSKIETLRLARNYICALSEALEGGLSTESRAFMETLCKGLSQPTTNLVAGCLHMGPAPGPGMRPEDRHGGRPPPTLGGMVSYSSPGLPSPPYGTFDSAHLLHLRAMKGRPYENHSPNEYNAGGVGTPPYDGPPTPPLSISSNLVPKQEPSPHYPPSHHYSPTPVEQVLYHTQTGYDVHLEGPYDSYHPPHMPPRQITSVYRD, from the coding sequence ATGATGATAAAGCCATATGTTAGACAAGGGGAGGGTGAGGAGGTCGTCAGCCCTCTGCAGTGGATGGACGGAGACATGAGCTCACCTGATGGGGATCCATCGGCTCCATCGCACAGCTACAGAACAGGTGACGTGATCCAACAGGCCAGAGAGATGGGGAGTGAGGATgcagaggaagatgaggagAACGGAGAGGAAGGACCAGAGGATGAATCAAAACGACGAGGGCCTAAGAGAAAGAGGATGACCAAGGCCCGGCAGGAGCGTTTCCGTGCAAGGCGAATAAAAGCGAATGCCAGGGAGCGCTCGCGTATGCACGGCCTAAATGATGCACTTGAAAACCTGCGCAGCATCATGCCCTGtcactccaaaacacagaagcTGTCCAAGATCGAGACATTACGGCTGGCCCGCAACTACATCTGTGCTCTGTCTGAGGCTCTGGAGGGGGGCCTGTCCACAGAAAGCAGGGCTTTCATGGAAACGCTGTGTAAGGGACTGTCACAGCCCACGACCAACCTGGTTGCTGGCTGCTTACACATGGGACCAGCTCCGGGTCCTGGGATGAGGCCTGAAGACAGACATGGAGGTCGGCCACCACCTACTCTTGGTGGCATGGTGAGCTACTCCTCTCCAGGACTGCCAAGTCCCCCATATGGCACATTTGACTCAGCTCACCTGCTTCACTTGAGGGCGATGAAGGGAAGACCCTATGAGAATCACTCACCAAATGAGTACAACGCTGGTGGCGTGGGAACCCCTCCATATGACGGCCCGCCTACACCACCTCTCAGCATCAGCAGCAACCTGGTGCCCAAACAGGAGCCTTCACCTCACTACCCACCTTCCCACCACTACTCTCCCACCCCTGTGGAGCAGGTGCTGTATCATACACAGACCGGATATGATGTACACTTAGAGGGGCCATATGACTCCTATCATCCACCGCACATGCCCCCCCGACAGATTACATCTGTCTACAGAGACTAA
- the LOC116336452 gene encoding poly(U)-specific endoribonuclease-like isoform X2: MKVLAVLVLCVTLGFSNAGGAVTDAEIKSISERLYSLDSNKASASVLVIDPQALVASSQTSSETDRSSKPLFSFLNENALFSKPTYAALLSVLDNYNRMTGQAENFSSQQLAEQDKFVRETMSNTQVGRELFAFLYNKGIYKSEEDFIQDLKMMWFGLYSRNNNQLDSSGFEHIFAGEIKGGKVSGFHNWIRFYLLEKSGKLNYYSHSFNGPWTTFPDVLGMQFMWDGYYKQVGSAVIGSSPEFDFAIYSLCYITRPGKQCHLSVGGSTLIIQTYTWDNSFYGDGKKFIGSAYPATP; the protein is encoded by the exons ATGAAGGTCCTTGCTGTCCTTGTACTCTGTGTGACCCTGGGTTTCAGCA ATGCGGGTGGTGCGGTAACTGATGCAGAGATCAAGTCTATCTCTGAGAGACTTTATTCTCTGGACTCAAACAAGGCTTCAGCCTCAGTCTTGGTCATTGACCCTCAGGCTCTGGTGGCCAGCTCTCAGACCAGCTCTGAGACAGATCGCTCTTCGAAGCC CTTGTTCAGCTTCCTGAATGAGAATGCTCTCTTTTCCAAGCCCACCTACgctgctctgctgtctgtgctggACAACTACAACAGGATGACTGGACAGGCGGAGAACTTCAGCTCTCAGCAGCTGGCTGAGCAGGACAAGTTTGTCAGGGAAACCATGTCCAACACTCAGGTGGGACGGGAGCTGTTTGCTTTTCTCTACAACAAGG GCATTTACAAATCAGAAGAAGACTTCATTCAGGACCTGAAGATGATGTGGTTTGGTCTGTACTCTCGCAACAACAACCAGCTGGACTCCAGCGGCTTTGAGCACATCTTTGCAG GAGAGATCAAGGGAGGAAAGGTCTCCGGTTTCCACAACTGGATCCGGTTTTATCTTCTTGAAAAAAGTGGAAAGCTAAACTACTACAGCCACAGTTTCAATGGGCCT TGGACTACATTCCCTGATGTCTTGGGGATGCAGTTCATGTGGGACGGCTACTACAAGCAGGTTGGCTCTGCAGTCATTGGCTCCAGCCCGGAATTTGACTTTGCCATTTACAGCCTCTGCTACATCACTCGTCCTGGAAAACA GTGTCATCTGAGCGTGGGAGGGAGCACGCTCATTATTCAGACTTACACCTGGGATAATTCCTTCTACGGAGATGGGAAGAAGTTCATTGGCTCGGCCTATCCCGCAACCCCTTAG
- the LOC120440273 gene encoding elongation factor Ts, mitochondrial-like — protein MFLTFLFRTLTRDVAKVSVGQHVQSLHTGCQLLAAEKALLMKLRKSTGYTFINCKKALEKFDNDVAQAETWLHEQAQKEGWSKANKLEGRKAKEGLIGVFVGDKAAVMVEVNCETDFVARNEKFQQLVKDVTFATLAHHRNKTQSQPGYVKSVLSSDDLSKLSVGEGTSLGDQVALTIGRLGENMSLKRAVTVGIPAEWKIGSYVHGSISTQTEVAMGRYGALVVFQGGKEGEQEMLGRKLGQHIVGDSPLSLGNMDDLPCGESETRLLSQTFLADPSRTVAQFLRGQQARVLDFVRFQCGETTEDAE, from the exons ATGTTCTTAACCTTTTTATTTAGAACATTAACAAGAGATGTCGCAAAG GTCAGTGTTGGCCAGCATGTGCAGTCTTTACACACGGGATGTCAGCTGCTGGCAGCAGAGAAAGCCCTCCTCATGAAACTGCGGAAAAGCACCGGCTACACTTTCATTAACTGTAAGAAAGCCCTGGAGAAGTTCGATAATGACGTAGCACAG GCAGAGACATGGCTGCATGAGCAGGCCCAGAAGGAGGGCTGGAGCAAAGCAAACAAGCTCGAAGGTCGCAAAGCCAAAGAGGGCCTGATCGGCGTGTTTGTGGGGGACAAAGCTGCAGTAATGGTTGAG GTGAACTGTGAGACAGACTTTGTGGCACGCAATGAGAAGTTCCAGCAGCTGGTTAAGGATGTGACATTTGCCACCCTGGCCCACCACAGAAATAAAACTCAAAGTCAGCCGGGATATGTGAAG AGTGTCCTATCAAGCGATGACTTAAGCAAACTCAGCGTGGGTGAAGGAACCTCACTAGGTGATCAGGTGGCTCTCACTATAG GTCGCCTTGGTGAGAACATGTCTTTGAAGCGGGCAGTGACGGTGGGCATCCCTGCTGAGTGGAAAATTGGTTCATATGTACACGGCAGCATCAGCACCCAGACCGAGGTAGCCATGGGCCGTTATGGAGCCCTGGTCGTATTTCAGGGTGGAAAGGAAGGAGAGCAGGAAATGCTAGGTCGTAAACTGGGACAGCACATAGTCGGAGATTCTCCTTTGTCTCTGGGTAACATGGATGACCTGCCCTGTGGCGAAAGTGAGACACGCCTGCTGTCTCAGACCTTCCTGGCAGACCCCAGCAGGACTGTGGCACAGTTCCTCAGAGGTCAGCAGGCTCGAGTGCTTGACTTTGTCCGATTTCAATGTGGCGAGACGACTGAAGACGCAGAATGA
- the LOC116336452 gene encoding poly(U)-specific endoribonuclease-like isoform X1 codes for MKVLAVLVLCVTLGFSNTLDSCQGRCGYGTDSNYSCQCNPACERYNDCCSDYAAICKASTSCKGRCGESYNSQNECHCNSLCPQYNNCCSDYNELCYNAGGAVTDAEIKSISERLYSLDSNKASASVLVIDPQALVASSQTSSETDRSSKPLFSFLNENALFSKPTYAALLSVLDNYNRMTGQAENFSSQQLAEQDKFVRETMSNTQVGRELFAFLYNKGIYKSEEDFIQDLKMMWFGLYSRNNNQLDSSGFEHIFAGEIKGGKVSGFHNWIRFYLLEKSGKLNYYSHSFNGPWTTFPDVLGMQFMWDGYYKQVGSAVIGSSPEFDFAIYSLCYITRPGKQCHLSVGGSTLIIQTYTWDNSFYGDGKKFIGSAYPATP; via the exons ATGAAGGTCCTTGCTGTCCTTGTACTCTGTGTGACCCTGGGTTTCAGCA ACACGCTGGACTCGTGTCAGGGACGATGTGGTTATGGAACAGACAGCAATTACTCGTGCCAGTGCAACCCAGCGTGTGAGCGCTACAATGACTGCTGCTCAGACTACGCTGCAATATGTAAAG CTTCCACGTCTTGTAAGGGCAGGTGTGGTGAGAGTTACAACTCTCAGAACGAGTGTCACTGTAACTCCCTGTGCCCCCAGTACAACAACTGCTGCAGCGACTACAACGAACTCTGTTACA ATGCGGGTGGTGCGGTAACTGATGCAGAGATCAAGTCTATCTCTGAGAGACTTTATTCTCTGGACTCAAACAAGGCTTCAGCCTCAGTCTTGGTCATTGACCCTCAGGCTCTGGTGGCCAGCTCTCAGACCAGCTCTGAGACAGATCGCTCTTCGAAGCC CTTGTTCAGCTTCCTGAATGAGAATGCTCTCTTTTCCAAGCCCACCTACgctgctctgctgtctgtgctggACAACTACAACAGGATGACTGGACAGGCGGAGAACTTCAGCTCTCAGCAGCTGGCTGAGCAGGACAAGTTTGTCAGGGAAACCATGTCCAACACTCAGGTGGGACGGGAGCTGTTTGCTTTTCTCTACAACAAGG GCATTTACAAATCAGAAGAAGACTTCATTCAGGACCTGAAGATGATGTGGTTTGGTCTGTACTCTCGCAACAACAACCAGCTGGACTCCAGCGGCTTTGAGCACATCTTTGCAG GAGAGATCAAGGGAGGAAAGGTCTCCGGTTTCCACAACTGGATCCGGTTTTATCTTCTTGAAAAAAGTGGAAAGCTAAACTACTACAGCCACAGTTTCAATGGGCCT TGGACTACATTCCCTGATGTCTTGGGGATGCAGTTCATGTGGGACGGCTACTACAAGCAGGTTGGCTCTGCAGTCATTGGCTCCAGCCCGGAATTTGACTTTGCCATTTACAGCCTCTGCTACATCACTCGTCCTGGAAAACA GTGTCATCTGAGCGTGGGAGGGAGCACGCTCATTATTCAGACTTACACCTGGGATAATTCCTTCTACGGAGATGGGAAGAAGTTCATTGGCTCGGCCTATCCCGCAACCCCTTAG